Proteins found in one Mucilaginibacter gracilis genomic segment:
- a CDS encoding sensor histidine kinase, with protein sequence MKWIFFNWFNKYRIHLLVWALFIFYETVVIGIVFKVFGHPMTYTMHYIAILLLFYLHADYALPWSLKEKRQAFWRLPFVLSVEVSIFILTSFLIDRFLINSGIMQSKEPLELTSLYSLRVLYRCVYFWGFSTGYYFLKTYNKEKRKTNELEQQHLKEIIKNQKAEQELTKAQNAFLKAQINPHFLFNTLDFIYHNIDVSSPVAADAVIILTDMMRYAVDADKMGDFIRLEDEIEQAENLLYLSQMRKNHALGFRINYNEEVREIHLIPLVLLTLVENILKHGNLNDPEHEALINLYLEDQSFHLVTDNLIDHEPLKLKTGYHSGLKNIEKRLRHAYGNDVRFHYRTDNNNHFKLQLSIPLAHLKVHDGQPKPLQGIDTTQPREHADES encoded by the coding sequence ATGAAATGGATTTTTTTCAACTGGTTTAATAAATATAGAATTCATTTGCTCGTTTGGGCGCTATTCATCTTCTATGAAACCGTAGTTATCGGTATAGTTTTTAAAGTTTTTGGGCATCCAATGACTTACACGATGCATTACATCGCAATTCTATTACTCTTTTATCTACATGCCGACTATGCGCTTCCTTGGTCATTAAAAGAAAAACGACAAGCATTTTGGAGGCTACCTTTTGTTTTAAGTGTAGAAGTCAGCATATTTATACTTACATCTTTTTTAATCGACAGGTTCTTGATTAATAGCGGCATCATGCAAAGCAAAGAGCCACTTGAGCTAACCTCACTATATAGCTTAAGAGTGCTATACAGGTGTGTTTATTTTTGGGGGTTTTCTACAGGTTATTATTTTTTAAAAACCTATAATAAAGAAAAGAGAAAGACGAATGAATTAGAACAACAGCATTTGAAGGAGATTATAAAAAATCAAAAAGCTGAGCAGGAATTAACTAAAGCACAAAATGCCTTTTTAAAAGCGCAGATCAACCCACATTTCCTATTTAATACGCTGGATTTTATATATCATAACATTGATGTGTCGTCGCCAGTTGCAGCCGATGCTGTTATTATCTTGACTGACATGATGCGCTATGCTGTGGATGCGGACAAGATGGGCGATTTTATCCGTTTGGAAGATGAAATTGAACAGGCTGAGAATTTACTTTATTTAAGCCAAATGAGGAAAAATCACGCGTTGGGATTTCGAATAAATTACAATGAGGAAGTCCGCGAAATCCATTTAATTCCCTTAGTACTTTTAACACTCGTAGAGAATATTTTAAAGCATGGTAATCTAAACGACCCCGAACATGAGGCACTGATTAATTTATATTTGGAAGACCAATCATTCCATTTAGTAACTGACAACCTGATCGATCATGAACCATTGAAATTAAAGACTGGCTACCATTCCGGTCTAAAGAATATTGAAAAACGATTGAGACATGCGTATGGTAACGATGTTCGATTTCATTATCGTACCGATAACAACAATCATTTCAAACTGCAACTTAGCATCCCTCTGGCGCATTTAAAAGTGCATGACGGGCAGCCAAAACCTTTACAAGGTATTGATACAACACAGCCTCGTGAACACGCTGATGAGAGTTGA
- a CDS encoding outer membrane beta-barrel family protein — translation MGLLLLVSTMGYSQSIIKGNVVDQQNQAIPNVTVTASKDNHTLVIALTDKNGNYTITLSGVNTFRLSFRSVGYKSIDTILTDVKSTLINTKLYPENISLSEVAISGKKPIVERKIDRIVFNVENSLASKGGDALDVLKASPGISVETDQISMIAKSHLRLMVDNVFIQLSGEDLINFLKTISSESIKDVEIISNPPAKYDAAGNSGIININLKKQRLNSWNAAVRGSMSQATFTSGTSGTSFDYNRGPLSFYVNANYSLSVTKRTEGDQFFYPEELWNSDYNKKFNSRIFSGRVGFDYKFSKSYTMGIQYLGSLNKPLTIENSRINITNNATGKLDSIVISAGNNNRNINNSSVNWHHNIKFDSLGKKMDINFDYLNYGSDLNRNFTSVNYYDNLLPTNNSLISKLYTGQQNIHNYSGRIDFEIPFPWGSLSYGAKASFSNTKNNILTFDQNGSAYILDKDQSNLFDYTENTQALYISANKKLSKRWFVQAGLRTEHTTTTGNSITLSQVNKNNYTYLFPTIYLSYNPDQSNSFVLDFGRRIDRPSFIDINPFRFYSSAYSYSEGNPLLKPMFGHTLTLTHTYKYNLSTSLYYSLETNGYDEIPSIDAATNTQYFTMQNYYTAHGMGIIENYTFNKYKWWESNLFGFLWYGITKFKQNVGLPENNGFGAHISANNSFLIDSKSQFKAEVDVSVHTSKRDLVYRKNGYSTINAGVSYPVLNKKLDVTLMAYDIFRTDTRNFTTTTDMIKQNYYSYNDNRMIRISLSYKFGNKKINVKKQNFGNEDEIGRLQK, via the coding sequence ATGGGACTCTTACTATTGGTTTCGACAATGGGTTATTCCCAATCAATAATAAAAGGCAACGTTGTAGATCAGCAAAATCAGGCCATTCCAAACGTTACCGTAACGGCATCCAAGGACAATCATACTTTAGTTATAGCGCTAACAGATAAAAATGGCAACTATACAATTACACTAAGTGGAGTTAATACGTTTCGGTTGAGTTTCCGATCTGTAGGTTACAAAAGCATAGATACAATATTGACCGACGTTAAAAGTACATTAATCAATACGAAACTATATCCTGAGAATATATCACTGTCGGAGGTAGCCATCAGTGGTAAAAAACCTATAGTCGAAAGAAAAATTGACAGGATAGTTTTTAATGTAGAAAATTCACTTGCATCTAAAGGAGGTGATGCATTAGACGTTCTAAAAGCAAGTCCGGGCATCTCAGTTGAAACAGATCAGATTTCAATGATAGCAAAAAGCCATTTAAGATTAATGGTTGACAATGTATTTATTCAGTTATCTGGAGAAGACCTGATAAATTTTTTAAAGACAATAAGTTCAGAAAGTATTAAAGATGTAGAGATAATTTCAAATCCTCCGGCCAAATATGACGCAGCCGGAAATAGTGGCATCATCAATATAAATTTAAAAAAACAACGTCTTAATTCATGGAATGCCGCTGTCCGGGGCTCAATGAGTCAAGCTACTTTTACATCAGGTACTAGTGGAACATCGTTCGATTATAACAGGGGGCCATTGTCGTTTTATGTGAATGCGAATTACAGTCTATCAGTAACAAAACGAACTGAAGGTGACCAGTTTTTTTATCCTGAAGAATTATGGAATTCGGACTATAATAAAAAATTCAATTCCAGAATTTTTAGCGGACGTGTTGGATTTGATTATAAATTTTCAAAATCTTATACCATGGGTATTCAGTATTTGGGAAGTCTCAACAAGCCTTTAACAATAGAGAACAGTCGAATTAATATTACCAATAATGCAACTGGCAAGTTGGATTCCATAGTTATTTCAGCTGGGAATAATAACAGAAATATTAACAACAGTTCGGTTAACTGGCATCACAATATCAAGTTTGATAGCCTTGGTAAAAAAATGGATATTAACTTCGATTATCTTAATTACGGAAGCGATCTGAATAGAAATTTCACTTCGGTTAATTATTATGACAATCTGCTTCCGACTAACAATAGCCTAATCTCTAAACTTTATACAGGCCAGCAAAATATACATAATTATTCGGGACGAATTGACTTTGAAATCCCGTTCCCTTGGGGGAGCCTGAGTTACGGCGCAAAGGCCTCTTTTTCAAATACAAAAAACAACATACTTACTTTTGACCAGAATGGCTCGGCATACATTCTTGATAAAGATCAAAGTAATCTGTTCGATTATACAGAAAACACTCAAGCATTATATATTTCTGCCAACAAAAAGCTTAGCAAAAGGTGGTTTGTACAGGCAGGGTTACGTACTGAACACACTACAACGACTGGGAACTCAATTACTTTAAGTCAAGTCAATAAAAATAATTATACCTATCTCTTTCCAACAATTTATTTAAGCTATAACCCCGATCAATCTAATTCATTTGTTTTAGATTTTGGAAGAAGAATTGATCGTCCTTCCTTCATCGACATTAATCCATTTCGTTTTTATTCCAGTGCTTATAGCTATAGCGAAGGAAATCCACTTTTGAAACCAATGTTCGGCCATACCCTAACGCTCACTCATACTTATAAATACAATCTGTCTACATCACTATACTACTCACTTGAAACAAATGGGTATGATGAAATCCCTTCTATTGACGCAGCAACAAATACGCAGTATTTTACGATGCAAAATTATTATACAGCCCACGGTATGGGTATTATTGAAAATTACACCTTCAATAAATACAAATGGTGGGAAAGTAACCTGTTTGGGTTTTTATGGTATGGCATTACCAAATTTAAACAAAATGTCGGCTTGCCCGAAAATAACGGGTTCGGGGCACATATCTCCGCAAACAATTCTTTTCTGATCGATTCGAAGAGCCAATTCAAGGCAGAAGTGGATGTTTCCGTCCATACTTCAAAACGCGACTTGGTATATCGCAAAAATGGGTACAGCACGATCAACGCAGGTGTAAGCTATCCTGTTCTAAATAAAAAATTAGATGTAACGCTTATGGCGTATGACATTTTCAGAACGGATACCAGGAATTTTACCACAACCACTGACATGATCAAACAAAATTATTATTCATACAACGACAACCGGATGATTAGAATATCATTATCATACAAATTCGGCAATAAAAAGATCAACGTCAAGAAACAGAATTTCGGTAATGAAGATGAAATTGGAAGGCTCCAAAAATAA
- a CDS encoding lantibiotic dehydratase, with the protein MSIKLKLLDISICRTPAFSMQDEFKSQWENLKEMIREASPTFYQIIKNLNDEDIENTDAKIKYTVWKYFNRARFRATPYGTFAAFTLLPILTNEASPPILDENPQSHRFISWNEKDTYLNDFPLLLKRSNWFQSNATIYTLGTNHRYVRIKDGIFEIASVAVFPELNKLLKLCRETTSKKAIHKVMKADFNLRDKEIDDLLLQMLTIQLLFTELCPNITGEDYFKKANIKNFKTDNAYIISERKILSGGTDNAKYRNIPELIGFLSKYLPTDIIEALKEFRLAFLKKYEHRLIPLAIAMDLEIGVGYDDLGEQQTDHQLTDLLNISSTEVTKNPHIQYTALHRFLLNKLMKGGVILLDEFEDRQTDTELAIPNTFSVLLHFWHGHPVIQNVGGCTANALLGRFTIASKEVEEFTKGITAIEEKANPDILFFDIAYQAEKDVDNINRRKQLYQYELPILSWSVDGSSIQLDDILVTVRGMDIILWSKKYQKRMVPRVPSAYNHTRSSFAVFRFLCDMQHHQIKSNLNFKLPYFFPGLHFYPRVAFRDVIVSAAMWLVKSDIIMDAKSGKLTNAKIKLADWLAGEGINFRFQAGHGDQMLCFDPSLSADIDAFLLYCRQHPSSELYISEALISEEDGINTNSGKKYVAEILLSYSHKNQIYKPVELKDNEIEHTLNNKHVILPGGEWLYFEIYCHPAKANSLLVNQINALLTGYKNEIRKWFFIRYDDPKPHIRLRIQMRNVEHGYSIINRLQVLLEPYCKIGQILDIQVKTYFRETDRYGAFRIDQIECFFYTDSEYVLKLLTRIKDNTDLYADTLMMVQKLLALVLSDINDQLAFCRNIAKQFGIEMGMGKIDYKRLNKIFSELKVKINLDINFTLYSLPVQLKIAFLSIFNTCNSKQESTKLLADLIHMHINRLFNSHQRVHEAVLYQYLVKVLAARHALLNAPEGC; encoded by the coding sequence ATGAGCATAAAACTAAAATTGTTGGATATATCAATTTGCAGAACACCGGCATTCAGTATGCAGGATGAATTTAAATCACAGTGGGAAAACTTGAAAGAGATGATCAGAGAAGCTTCTCCTACCTTTTATCAAATAATAAAAAATTTAAACGATGAAGATATAGAAAACACGGATGCTAAAATTAAATACACTGTTTGGAAATATTTTAACAGGGCCAGGTTTAGAGCCACCCCGTACGGTACTTTTGCGGCTTTTACGCTTCTGCCAATTTTAACCAATGAAGCGTCTCCACCAATCTTAGATGAAAATCCTCAAAGTCACCGATTCATTAGTTGGAATGAAAAAGACACATATTTAAATGACTTTCCGCTTCTTCTAAAAAGATCTAATTGGTTTCAGAGTAATGCTACAATTTATACACTTGGTACAAATCACCGTTATGTAAGGATAAAAGACGGGATATTTGAAATTGCATCTGTTGCTGTGTTTCCCGAGCTTAACAAATTGCTGAAACTTTGTCGTGAAACGACTTCTAAAAAAGCGATCCATAAAGTAATGAAAGCTGATTTCAACTTAAGGGATAAAGAAATAGATGATTTGCTTTTACAAATGTTGACCATTCAGCTCCTGTTTACTGAACTATGTCCCAATATCACTGGTGAAGACTATTTCAAAAAAGCAAACATCAAAAACTTTAAGACAGATAACGCGTACATTATTTCAGAAAGAAAAATACTATCCGGTGGCACTGACAATGCGAAATACAGAAATATTCCCGAACTGATCGGCTTCCTGTCTAAGTACTTGCCTACAGATATAATCGAGGCACTTAAAGAATTCCGGTTGGCTTTCTTAAAAAAATATGAACATCGCCTTATACCACTTGCGATTGCGATGGATTTGGAAATTGGCGTTGGTTATGACGATCTAGGTGAACAGCAGACAGATCACCAGCTCACAGATTTATTGAATATATCAAGCACCGAAGTAACAAAAAATCCACATATACAGTATACTGCATTGCACCGTTTTTTGTTGAATAAGCTAATGAAAGGTGGTGTTATACTGTTGGATGAGTTTGAAGATCGTCAAACAGACACCGAATTGGCCATACCTAATACATTCAGTGTCTTACTTCATTTCTGGCACGGGCATCCCGTTATACAAAATGTTGGGGGCTGCACTGCCAATGCACTACTTGGTCGCTTTACAATCGCCAGCAAAGAGGTAGAAGAATTTACCAAAGGAATTACGGCAATAGAAGAAAAGGCCAATCCAGATATATTATTCTTTGATATTGCTTATCAGGCGGAAAAAGATGTAGATAATATCAATCGGCGAAAACAGCTATATCAATACGAATTACCTATATTAAGTTGGTCAGTAGACGGTTCTTCAATCCAATTGGATGACATATTAGTTACCGTTCGCGGCATGGACATAATTCTTTGGTCAAAGAAATACCAAAAAAGAATGGTTCCCCGCGTACCTTCAGCCTATAATCACACCCGTTCTAGCTTTGCTGTATTTCGTTTCCTTTGTGATATGCAACATCATCAGATCAAATCGAACTTAAATTTTAAGTTGCCATATTTTTTTCCTGGTCTTCACTTTTATCCACGGGTGGCTTTTAGAGATGTAATCGTTTCTGCTGCAATGTGGCTGGTAAAATCGGATATTATTATGGATGCCAAATCCGGTAAGCTGACCAATGCTAAAATCAAGTTGGCCGATTGGTTGGCTGGAGAAGGGATAAATTTTCGCTTTCAAGCTGGCCATGGAGATCAAATGCTATGTTTTGACCCAAGCTTAAGTGCAGACATAGATGCTTTTTTGCTTTATTGCCGCCAACACCCTTCTTCTGAACTTTACATTTCCGAAGCCTTGATTTCCGAAGAAGATGGAATAAATACTAATAGCGGGAAAAAGTATGTTGCAGAGATATTGCTAAGCTACAGTCACAAAAATCAGATATATAAGCCTGTTGAATTGAAAGACAATGAGATAGAGCACACGCTCAATAATAAACATGTAATTTTGCCCGGCGGCGAATGGCTATATTTTGAAATCTATTGTCATCCCGCCAAGGCAAACAGTCTACTTGTTAATCAGATCAATGCACTATTAACTGGTTACAAAAATGAGATTCGAAAGTGGTTTTTCATCAGGTACGATGATCCAAAACCACATATTCGTTTAAGGATACAAATGAGAAATGTCGAACATGGATACTCCATCATTAACCGTTTGCAGGTATTGCTGGAGCCTTATTGTAAAATCGGTCAAATTTTGGACATTCAAGTTAAGACGTATTTTCGGGAAACGGATCGCTACGGAGCCTTCCGAATAGATCAGATTGAATGTTTTTTTTATACTGACAGTGAATATGTTTTAAAATTGCTAACCAGGATAAAAGATAACACTGATCTTTATGCTGATACTTTAATGATGGTGCAAAAGCTACTGGCGTTAGTTTTGTCGGATATTAACGACCAGTTGGCCTTTTGCAGAAACATTGCTAAACAATTTGGTATAGAGATGGGGATGGGCAAAATAGATTATAAAAGATTGAATAAAATTTTTTCTGAACTGAAGGTCAAAATCAATCTTGATATTAATTTTACCTTATATAGTTTACCGGTGCAGCTCAAAATAGCATTCTTATCTATTTTCAATACTTGTAATAGCAAACAAGAAAGCACAAAACTACTTGCAGACTTAATTCACATGCACATTAACCGTTTATTCAACTCTCATCAGCGTGTTCACGAGGCTGTGTTGTATCAATACCTTGTAAAGGTTTTGGCTGCCCGTCATGCACTTTTAAATGCGCCAGAGGGATGCTAA
- a CDS encoding hybrid sensor histidine kinase/response regulator transcription factor, producing MIRFFLVSFLLLLNYSCFAQSLGVFKPIDTRDGLSENSLRSILQLPDGQMVFVNEGIINLYNGASFQYLHINENFSYPIPGYTGLHHIYSDNNGHLWLKRYGELLLIDLKLERQEENLAAVLASYGIKESLSDFYIDSQHNLWLITKSGKLFLKKSSSHRAELFLSLSDIEDSDPISDVAYDNGIAYFFLHSGIMIAMDMADRKVLFKQNTFEGLTASNYNYTTYVIKGSGKIFLLRNRLRGLLLVFDIHTRKWTKVLDTPYNLNTLSISPQCGIIVTVHDGLWVMDNDLKNIKFNSILNLTDGRSINTEISTSAYDHQGGLWLGTFSKGLLFYNPASYKIKQVDRSYFPLKNKRELNIKSFAELDSGKTVLLGTDQGIFLYDFISDKIQIWPLLPTQSDNQFIFKDSRKNVWIAQADMLVKYLNGKLTVINIPEVTKMVEDGQKRLFIIGKDNKLYKLNPQANSIEPVYNKIEGRSEVLIASDFVCKGNKLYGVSGLGVFVYDEDNQTASFDRFSRNYSFRQLNNHQFNCLAIDSLDRLWIGTQDGLCIWNFNTKKLFCLHTENGLINNGIKSITQDAKNNIWVATAYGVSRLENITNLSKISFTNFSKNDGIISDQFYERANLKISNNNILIGGIDGFNIINTSIYRLTQPLKPVFGDLVVQGEHIKPGINYDGHKILNQSVTTGGTVSLNYLQNFFNISFSAFNYANPSHTLYRYKLNGNNDVWHQTQTADGIGQATYTSLAPGHYQLQVQVLAPMGKWDTNNAFLDIIITPPWWKSWPMILLYWITGIFLMSWIVMSYKRRAKFKIEAAQEIKLNELKFNFFTNMSHEIRTPLTLILTPLEIMIKNISDEKLKFQLGGIYKNARHLLDMVNQLLDFKRLHTSQSNLHLTLSDIAENVQLICEPFKELALLRSIRLEINTPGHLWMYLDTEKFSVIINNLLSNAFKFTADHGAINITVEQLVLADSDAKMVEIRITDNGAGISAEDIPSIFNRFFQASNHALSSEIGNGIGLHLVKEYVKLHQGNITVESELNKGTMFKVSLPTNLEPCEKQPDLKSEPNTEEIDIPKILIAEDNDELRTVVVEQLKGDYQVTEVANGRDALDTVLRNGADLIISDVMMPGLNGFDLCHAIKNDLKTSHIPIILLTAKGAESSQIEGYQAKADAYITKPFNMELLQLRIRNLLEDQKKRKDLFKNAVVIPLSLAVSSDIDEKFIKKLIDSVEKNLSNLDYSVEQLSSDMNMERSGLYRKVVALTGLVPSMFIRSVRLKKAAQLLLTKGYSVSQIAEITGFNSSGYFSKCFQEEFGVKPSQYNG from the coding sequence GTGATTAGATTTTTTTTAGTTTCATTTTTATTGTTATTAAACTACAGCTGTTTTGCGCAGTCATTGGGTGTATTTAAGCCCATTGATACTCGTGATGGGCTTTCAGAAAATAGCCTTAGAAGCATTTTGCAGTTACCTGACGGACAGATGGTGTTTGTAAATGAAGGCATAATAAACTTATATAATGGAGCTTCGTTTCAATACCTCCATATAAATGAAAACTTTAGTTATCCTATTCCCGGATATACTGGTTTACATCATATTTATTCGGATAATAACGGCCACTTGTGGTTAAAAAGGTACGGAGAGCTATTGCTGATCGATCTTAAGTTGGAACGGCAGGAGGAAAATCTGGCCGCAGTATTAGCATCATATGGGATCAAAGAAAGCCTTTCAGACTTTTACATTGATAGCCAGCATAATCTCTGGTTAATCACAAAATCAGGGAAATTATTTCTAAAAAAGAGCTCATCTCACCGTGCAGAGCTTTTCCTTTCTCTATCCGATATTGAAGACTCTGATCCAATATCGGATGTAGCATATGATAATGGTATAGCTTATTTTTTTTTACATTCCGGAATAATGATCGCCATGGATATGGCTGATCGGAAAGTACTTTTCAAACAGAACACCTTTGAAGGATTAACAGCTTCAAATTATAACTATACTACTTATGTAATAAAAGGTTCCGGGAAAATTTTCCTTTTGCGCAATCGTTTAAGGGGCCTGCTACTGGTTTTTGATATTCACACCCGAAAATGGACCAAGGTATTAGACACCCCCTACAATTTAAATACACTTAGTATAAGTCCACAGTGCGGTATAATCGTAACCGTTCATGACGGTTTATGGGTTATGGACAATGATCTCAAAAACATAAAGTTTAATTCAATATTAAATCTCACGGATGGGCGCTCCATTAACACGGAAATCAGTACATCTGCATACGATCATCAGGGGGGGCTTTGGCTGGGAACGTTTAGTAAAGGGCTTCTTTTTTATAACCCTGCCAGTTACAAAATTAAGCAGGTAGATCGTTCATACTTTCCGCTTAAAAACAAAAGAGAACTTAATATTAAATCATTTGCAGAGCTGGATTCTGGCAAAACAGTTTTATTAGGTACCGACCAGGGTATATTTCTTTATGATTTCATTTCAGATAAAATACAAATATGGCCGTTATTGCCAACGCAAAGCGACAATCAATTTATTTTTAAAGACAGTCGAAAGAATGTTTGGATTGCACAAGCTGATATGTTGGTAAAATATTTAAATGGAAAACTTACCGTTATAAATATCCCAGAAGTAACTAAGATGGTTGAAGATGGCCAAAAACGTTTATTTATCATTGGGAAAGACAACAAACTATATAAACTAAATCCACAAGCCAATAGTATAGAACCAGTTTATAACAAAATTGAAGGACGTTCGGAGGTCTTAATTGCTTCGGACTTTGTATGCAAAGGAAATAAACTATATGGCGTATCGGGTTTGGGCGTATTTGTTTACGACGAAGATAATCAGACCGCATCATTCGATCGTTTTTCTAGGAACTACAGTTTCCGGCAGTTGAATAATCACCAGTTTAATTGTCTGGCAATTGACTCTTTGGACAGACTTTGGATTGGAACTCAGGATGGGTTATGCATCTGGAATTTTAATACAAAAAAACTTTTTTGCCTTCATACCGAAAATGGGTTGATAAACAATGGTATAAAATCTATAACACAGGATGCTAAAAACAATATTTGGGTAGCTACAGCTTACGGCGTTTCCCGATTGGAAAACATTACGAATTTAAGTAAAATCAGTTTTACTAATTTTTCGAAAAATGATGGTATCATAAGCGATCAGTTTTATGAGCGCGCTAATCTTAAAATTTCCAACAATAATATCTTAATCGGAGGAATAGATGGATTCAATATCATTAATACATCAATCTACCGCCTTACCCAACCGTTAAAACCAGTTTTCGGTGATCTTGTAGTACAGGGAGAGCATATTAAACCCGGGATTAATTACGATGGACATAAAATATTGAATCAATCTGTTACAACAGGCGGAACGGTAAGTTTAAATTACCTGCAAAATTTCTTTAACATCAGTTTTTCAGCCTTCAATTATGCCAATCCCTCCCATACGTTGTACAGGTACAAACTTAACGGCAATAATGATGTTTGGCATCAAACACAAACCGCTGATGGGATAGGACAGGCCACGTACACCAGCCTTGCTCCCGGCCATTACCAATTGCAGGTACAGGTCTTAGCCCCCATGGGAAAATGGGACACGAATAATGCTTTTTTAGATATTATAATTACGCCTCCCTGGTGGAAAAGCTGGCCTATGATACTTTTATATTGGATAACAGGCATCTTTTTGATGAGTTGGATTGTTATGAGTTATAAAAGAAGAGCTAAATTTAAGATTGAAGCAGCTCAGGAAATTAAATTGAATGAGTTGAAATTTAATTTCTTTACAAACATGAGCCATGAGATCAGGACGCCGTTAACCCTTATTCTCACACCGCTTGAGATAATGATTAAAAATATAAGCGATGAAAAGCTAAAGTTTCAGTTAGGTGGCATTTATAAGAATGCCCGGCACCTTCTCGATATGGTTAATCAATTGCTTGATTTTAAACGATTACATACCAGTCAAAGCAATTTACATTTAACCTTATCAGACATAGCCGAAAATGTACAGCTAATATGCGAACCTTTTAAGGAACTTGCATTGTTAAGAAGCATCAGATTAGAAATAAATACCCCGGGCCATCTTTGGATGTACCTTGACACCGAAAAATTTAGCGTAATCATTAATAATTTGCTGTCAAACGCCTTTAAATTTACTGCAGACCACGGCGCAATAAATATCACTGTTGAACAACTAGTTCTTGCTGATAGTGATGCCAAAATGGTTGAGATTAGGATTACCGACAATGGGGCGGGGATATCGGCTGAAGATATTCCTTCTATCTTTAACCGGTTTTTCCAAGCCTCAAATCATGCACTTAGCAGCGAAATCGGGAATGGTATTGGATTACATTTGGTTAAAGAATATGTAAAACTTCACCAGGGGAATATTACTGTTGAAAGTGAGTTAAATAAAGGCACGATGTTCAAGGTCAGTCTTCCTACTAATCTTGAGCCTTGTGAAAAACAACCCGATCTAAAATCGGAACCTAACACAGAGGAAATCGATATTCCTAAAATTCTGATTGCAGAAGACAATGATGAACTAAGAACGGTTGTAGTTGAACAGTTGAAAGGCGATTATCAAGTTACAGAAGTAGCAAATGGCCGCGATGCATTGGATACCGTATTGAGAAACGGTGCAGACCTGATCATAAGCGATGTAATGATGCCGGGATTAAACGGGTTTGATTTATGCCATGCCATAAAAAACGACTTAAAGACCTCTCATATACCAATCATATTGCTTACGGCAAAGGGGGCAGAAAGTTCGCAAATTGAAGGCTATCAGGCCAAAGCAGATGCTTATATCACCAAGCCTTTTAATATGGAGTTGTTGCAGTTAAGGATCAGAAACCTGCTTGAAGATCAGAAAAAACGCAAAGATTTGTTTAAAAATGCCGTCGTTATCCCGTTATCACTTGCCGTAAGTTCAGATATTGATGAAAAATTCATTAAAAAACTGATAGACTCGGTAGAAAAAAACCTTTCCAATTTAGATTATTCTGTTGAACAATTGAGCAGCGATATGAATATGGAGCGATCTGGGTTATATCGGAAAGTGGTAGCCCTAACCGGGCTGGTGCCATCAATGTTTATTCGTTCAGTACGGCTAAAAAAAGCAGCACAATTACTGCTAACTAAGGGCTATTCAGTTTCGCAAATTGCCGAAATCACTGGTTTTAATAGCTCCGGTTATTTTAGCAAGTGTTTCCAGGAAGAATTTGGCGTAAAACCATCCCAATACAACGGATAG